The Peribacillus simplex genome contains a region encoding:
- a CDS encoding GNAT family N-acetyltransferase: protein MYFREWKPKKDIKKLTDITVSNFRVSPNKVNEILQKSHKVLVVCNDKGKVVGFLCYNLYLYKVAHINYVVLDKKYRGKGILQSLLPELVTYVRKKGILVVSGFVNKNNPEALQKFKALGFKPVLIYHDDILIQSLI from the coding sequence ATGTATTTTCGAGAATGGAAACCTAAAAAGGATATCAAGAAATTAACGGATATTACGGTAAGTAATTTTCGGGTTTCGCCTAATAAAGTGAATGAAATATTGCAAAAGTCACATAAGGTACTCGTAGTTTGTAATGATAAGGGTAAAGTAGTGGGGTTTCTTTGTTATAACCTTTACTTATATAAAGTGGCTCATATTAATTATGTAGTACTTGACAAGAAATATAGAGGAAAAGGAATTTTGCAATCCCTTTTACCCGAATTAGTAACTTATGTGAGAAAAAAAGGGATCCTTGTAGTGTCTGGTTTTGTGAACAAAAACAACCCAGAAGCATTACAAAAGTTTAAAGCCCTTGGATTTAAACCGGTTTTAATTTATCATGATGACATTCTAATTCAATCCTTAATTTAA
- a CDS encoding DinB family protein — translation MKSIELIILNLEEVRRRNIKLWTSIPKSTLHWKPDDKAMSCLEMVRHVLDSEHYYHLSIKNQGSLQVYESPFEKQPLTSVEAELNFAEPYRRDFLETIRSFSEDDLSNIKIDRSNIGYIRDLGDMLLRIAYHESVHTGQLLDYLRTAGVPRINVWD, via the coding sequence ATGAAATCGATAGAACTAATCATCTTAAATCTGGAAGAGGTTAGAAGAAGAAACATTAAGCTTTGGACATCAATACCTAAAAGCACACTCCATTGGAAACCGGACGACAAGGCGATGAGCTGTTTGGAAATGGTTAGACATGTCCTTGATAGTGAGCATTACTATCATTTATCCATTAAAAATCAAGGTAGCCTACAAGTTTATGAATCACCATTTGAAAAACAGCCACTTACCTCTGTTGAAGCGGAATTGAACTTTGCCGAACCTTACAGGCGTGATTTTTTGGAAACGATCAGATCCTTCAGCGAGGACGACTTATCCAATATTAAAATTGATCGCTCTAATATCGGATATATCAGGGATTTAGGTGACATGTTGTTAAGAATCGCTTATCACGAGTCTGTACATACTGGTCAATTATTGGACTACTTAAGAACTGCTGGAGTTCCTAGAATTAACGTTTGGGATTAA
- a CDS encoding TIGR01777 family oxidoreductase, producing MLKKVVLAGGTGFVGQYFEKHFRNLGYEVRIISRQTPHTGWEDKEGIRETIDHSDMLINLAGKTVNCRYNAKNKKEILDSRTDTTEVLGKAIEQCENPPSIWINSSTATIYRHAEVKPMTEEDGVIGSGFSVDVAKAWERSFFDFRLPKTRQIALRIAIVLGDGGVMTPYRNLVKFGLGGHQGSGNQKFSWIHIEDLFNIVLFLRKNQELSGVFNCSSPHPVTNRELMAHLRKLMNIRIGLPCPTPMLEMGAFFMGTETELILKSRWVIPERLEKAGYAFKFHHLDEALEQILMNS from the coding sequence ATGCTGAAGAAAGTGGTTTTAGCTGGCGGGACTGGTTTTGTCGGTCAATACTTTGAAAAGCATTTCAGGAATTTGGGATATGAGGTAAGGATCATCTCCAGGCAAACCCCGCATACTGGCTGGGAAGATAAAGAAGGAATAAGGGAAACGATCGATCATTCGGATATGTTAATCAACCTAGCAGGAAAAACGGTCAATTGCCGCTACAATGCCAAGAATAAGAAAGAAATATTGGATTCACGAACTGATACGACTGAAGTGCTAGGTAAGGCGATTGAACAATGTGAAAATCCTCCTTCAATATGGATAAACTCAAGTACGGCAACGATATACAGGCATGCTGAAGTTAAACCAATGACGGAGGAAGATGGTGTAATCGGTTCAGGCTTTTCCGTAGATGTTGCGAAAGCGTGGGAGCGCTCATTTTTCGATTTCCGATTACCCAAGACGAGACAAATTGCTTTACGGATCGCCATTGTATTGGGCGATGGGGGAGTGATGACCCCATATAGGAATTTGGTTAAATTCGGATTGGGAGGCCATCAAGGATCAGGAAATCAGAAATTCAGTTGGATACATATAGAAGATTTATTTAACATTGTCCTTTTTCTGAGAAAGAATCAGGAGTTGAGCGGGGTGTTCAATTGTTCATCGCCTCATCCAGTTACAAATCGTGAACTGATGGCTCATTTGAGAAAGCTCATGAATATTAGGATAGGACTTCCCTGTCCAACACCCATGCTTGAAATGGGAGCTTTCTTTATGGGGACCGAAACGGAATTGATATTAAAAAGCCGGTGGGTCATTCCAGAGAGGTTGGAAAAGGCGGGGTATGCATTTAAATTCCATCATCTTGATGAGGCTCTGGAACAGATACTGATGAATTCTTAA
- a CDS encoding response regulator transcription factor — translation MSNDQWILIIDDEEDLARLMETVLHKEGIPNIVTAGTIADGWARFQEFDPSLVLLDIMLPDGEGYDLCKQIREVSNVPILFLSAKDEEIDKLLGLAIGGDDYITKPFSPKEVAYRVKAQLRRAGFSEEKAAPKKYQVGPFELSANENEVKKDGKTLELTAKEIGLMSCFMHHPNQILSKETLFEHVWGDDFFGSDNTVMVHIRRLREKIEADPSNPSFLLTVKGLGYKLQTKGETR, via the coding sequence ATGTCGAATGATCAGTGGATTTTAATTATTGACGATGAAGAAGATTTGGCACGTCTCATGGAGACAGTTTTACATAAAGAAGGTATCCCGAATATTGTTACGGCGGGGACGATTGCGGATGGGTGGGCAAGGTTTCAGGAGTTCGATCCATCACTGGTCTTGCTTGATATTATGCTGCCTGATGGTGAAGGCTATGATTTATGCAAGCAGATTCGTGAAGTGTCGAATGTGCCCATTTTATTTTTGTCGGCAAAGGATGAGGAAATTGATAAGCTTCTAGGGTTGGCGATTGGCGGGGATGATTATATTACCAAACCATTCAGTCCGAAAGAAGTGGCATATCGGGTAAAGGCGCAGCTGAGGCGTGCGGGCTTTTCAGAGGAAAAGGCGGCTCCGAAAAAATATCAAGTTGGTCCTTTTGAGCTTAGCGCAAATGAAAATGAAGTGAAAAAGGATGGCAAAACGCTTGAGCTCACAGCTAAAGAAATCGGACTGATGAGCTGCTTTATGCATCACCCGAATCAGATCTTGAGCAAGGAAACTTTATTTGAACATGTGTGGGGCGATGATTTCTTTGGCTCTGATAATACAGTAATGGTACATATTCGCCGTTTACGCGAAAAAATCGAAGCAGACCCTTCAAATCCCTCTTTTTTACTAACCGTTAAAGGGCTTGGTTATAAACTGCAAACCAAGGGTGAAACAAGATGA
- a CDS encoding amino acid ABC transporter ATP-binding protein codes for MINIKNLHKSFGDLEVLKGIDLEVEQGKVIVLIGPSGSGKTTFLRCLNLLEVPTDGTIEIDETVMDFKKPVRKKSITSFRSLTGMVFQSYNLFPHKTALENVMEGPIIVKNIAKHQAKETAAALLTKVGLGEKIDFYPFQLSGGQQQRVGIARALAMEPKVMLFDEPTSALDPELVGDVLQVMKNLAKDEGMTMIVVTHEMRFAREVADEVIFMDEGKIMERGTPEQIFTNPKEARTRKFLNMIQ; via the coding sequence ATGATCAACATTAAGAATCTTCATAAATCATTTGGTGACCTTGAAGTATTAAAGGGCATCGATTTGGAAGTGGAGCAAGGTAAAGTCATTGTATTGATCGGTCCTTCGGGTTCAGGTAAAACAACCTTTCTTCGGTGTTTGAATCTCCTTGAGGTGCCAACGGACGGGACGATTGAAATCGATGAAACAGTAATGGACTTCAAGAAGCCCGTTAGAAAAAAATCGATTACATCTTTTCGCAGTTTGACAGGGATGGTTTTCCAAAGCTATAACCTCTTCCCCCACAAAACGGCATTGGAAAATGTAATGGAAGGCCCCATCATTGTAAAAAACATAGCCAAACATCAAGCGAAAGAAACGGCTGCCGCCCTGCTTACAAAAGTGGGCTTAGGTGAAAAAATCGATTTTTATCCATTTCAATTGTCCGGCGGACAGCAGCAGCGAGTCGGAATTGCAAGGGCCCTTGCCATGGAGCCTAAGGTCATGCTATTCGATGAACCCACGTCCGCTTTAGATCCCGAACTAGTCGGGGACGTGTTACAGGTCATGAAAAACCTGGCGAAAGATGAAGGCATGACAATGATCGTGGTGACCCATGAAATGCGTTTCGCCCGTGAAGTCGCCGACGAAGTCATTTTCATGGATGAAGGAAAAATAATGGAGCGGGGAACACCCGAGCAAATTTTCACAAATCCTAAAGAAGCGCGTACACGTAAATTCCTCAATATGATCCAATAA
- a CDS encoding MFS transporter, with translation METKKVLPVLFLVMFLVMVGFGIIIPVIPFLAEKVGGSPTELGLLMAVYSLMQLFFAPMWGRISDRIGRKPVMIIGIAGLAISFFIMASADSLWVLFVARIIGGILSSANMPTAMAYVADITTPEDRGKGMGIIGAATGLGFIFGPAIGGVFSKSSLNLPFYIAGISSLITLFLVIAILKESHTVEKRAQQSKNKESMWKAFKGPLKTMFFLQMIVTLSMAGLETTFAYFAAKKADINLVQLGYIFMIMGFGSAIVQGGLVGRMTKKYGEGAVIRMGIIVSAVGFILILFSSGFWTSAIFLTIFGLGNGFIRPAISALLTKSSMTGHGSVTGLLSSFDSFGRIAGPPIGGWLFSISIDLPFISGAILSVFALILFQLYHARTQSEQVQASH, from the coding sequence ATGGAAACAAAAAAGGTGTTACCCGTTCTTTTTTTAGTGATGTTTTTAGTCATGGTCGGATTTGGGATCATCATTCCCGTCATTCCGTTCCTTGCCGAAAAGGTTGGTGGCAGTCCTACAGAGCTTGGTCTTTTAATGGCTGTTTATTCATTAATGCAATTATTTTTTGCCCCGATGTGGGGACGCATATCTGACCGGATTGGACGTAAGCCTGTCATGATTATCGGGATTGCTGGACTGGCCATTTCGTTTTTCATCATGGCTTCGGCGGATTCCTTATGGGTATTATTTGTAGCCAGGATCATTGGGGGGATTTTGTCATCGGCAAACATGCCAACCGCAATGGCGTATGTGGCTGATATCACGACGCCGGAAGATCGGGGAAAAGGGATGGGAATCATCGGGGCCGCTACAGGGCTTGGATTCATCTTCGGACCTGCGATTGGCGGGGTATTCTCCAAATCAAGTTTGAACTTACCGTTTTACATTGCTGGAATATCCTCTTTGATTACTTTATTCTTAGTGATCGCGATACTAAAGGAATCACATACAGTAGAGAAGAGGGCCCAGCAGTCAAAAAATAAAGAGTCCATGTGGAAAGCCTTCAAAGGGCCTCTTAAGACCATGTTCTTTCTGCAAATGATCGTCACCCTTTCAATGGCAGGACTCGAAACGACTTTTGCCTATTTTGCAGCCAAAAAGGCTGATATAAATCTTGTACAATTAGGCTATATCTTTATGATCATGGGGTTTGGCAGTGCGATCGTTCAAGGTGGATTAGTGGGTAGGATGACAAAGAAATATGGGGAAGGCGCGGTTATCCGAATGGGAATCATCGTGTCGGCAGTTGGCTTCATTCTCATCCTGTTCTCTTCCGGTTTTTGGACATCGGCGATCTTCCTGACTATCTTCGGATTGGGTAATGGGTTCATCCGGCCGGCCATTTCGGCACTGCTGACCAAAAGTTCCATGACGGGCCATGGCAGTGTCACTGGCCTGCTATCTTCATTCGACTCGTTCGGCAGGATTGCGGGTCCCCCGATAGGCGGTTGGTTATTTTCGATTTCGATTGATTTACCATTTATATCGGGCGCAATCCTTTCCGTTTTTGCTTTGATTCTTTTTCAGTTATACCATGCACGGACACAGAGTGAACAGGTCCAAGCATCTCATTAA
- a CDS encoding YjgB family protein — protein MWKSNDIGGIRNDVIKKPAARMVSAVILTGSLLGAGTSFSTEPVEAASTMDSASALAQEHALTTLHEIYNKAFSGEMPYTAMGLKINEKTQKDVYETFGSPPEPSNTDDTFDYYHAEMGHPGFAFAYNDEKTISQIRYFGTNVERDHNLGSITPKVLVKQLGSADEIRHISSKNEINYIYKTGNYELQFIVGEDQTVDHINLLEAK, from the coding sequence TTGTGGAAAAGTAATGATATAGGAGGGATAAGAAATGATGTTATCAAAAAACCAGCTGCCAGAATGGTTAGCGCGGTTATTCTAACCGGTTCTCTTTTAGGGGCAGGTACATCGTTTTCAACAGAACCGGTTGAGGCTGCATCCACAATGGATTCCGCTTCTGCCTTAGCTCAGGAACACGCTCTTACCACCTTACATGAGATCTACAATAAAGCCTTTTCAGGAGAAATGCCTTATACTGCCATGGGTTTAAAAATTAATGAAAAGACCCAAAAAGATGTATATGAGACATTCGGTTCCCCCCCTGAGCCAAGTAACACAGATGATACTTTTGACTATTATCATGCAGAAATGGGGCATCCAGGATTTGCATTTGCCTATAACGATGAAAAGACCATTTCACAAATCCGATATTTTGGGACAAATGTAGAACGGGACCATAATCTAGGAAGCATCACACCTAAAGTTTTAGTAAAACAACTCGGCAGTGCTGACGAAATACGCCATATTTCCAGTAAGAATGAAATCAACTACATTTACAAGACAGGAAATTATGAACTTCAATTCATTGTTGGTGAAGATCAAACTGTAGATCATATCAATCTACTCGAAGCTAAATAA
- a CDS encoding amino acid ABC transporter substrate-binding protein, with the protein MKKMVALLSLLLAFTVVLTACGTNTKNEANDTGNKSSSQESLYDKVKKDGVLTVGTEGTYPPFTFHDDSDKLTGFDVEIAKEVAKRLGVKAEFKETQWDGMFAGLDAKRFDMIANQVGIDEDRQKKYDFSDPYIQSGAVLLVHKDNSDIKSFDDLKGKTSAQSLTSNYNDLAKSHGAEVTGIEGFSQSVQLIASKRVDATINDKLSYLDYKKQHPDAPIKVADEEESGVASGLMFRKDSGKLVEEVNKALKAMKDDGTYAKISDKWFGEDVSPK; encoded by the coding sequence ATGAAAAAAATGGTTGCACTTTTATCGCTATTGTTAGCTTTCACGGTTGTACTTACCGCTTGTGGTACCAATACCAAAAATGAGGCAAACGATACCGGCAATAAATCTTCTTCACAAGAAAGTCTATATGATAAAGTCAAAAAAGATGGCGTATTAACTGTTGGAACTGAAGGTACATACCCCCCTTTCACATTCCACGATGATTCAGATAAACTAACGGGGTTTGATGTTGAAATTGCTAAAGAAGTTGCTAAACGCCTTGGAGTGAAAGCAGAATTCAAGGAAACACAATGGGACGGCATGTTTGCAGGCTTGGATGCTAAACGATTTGATATGATCGCAAACCAAGTGGGCATCGATGAAGACCGTCAAAAGAAATATGATTTCTCTGACCCATATATTCAATCAGGAGCCGTATTGCTTGTACACAAAGATAATTCGGATATTAAATCCTTCGATGACTTGAAAGGCAAGACCTCTGCACAATCTTTAACGAGTAATTACAATGATCTAGCCAAATCACATGGTGCTGAAGTTACAGGCATTGAAGGATTTTCTCAATCCGTACAGCTTATTGCTTCTAAACGTGTGGATGCCACGATCAATGACAAATTATCGTACCTTGATTATAAAAAGCAACACCCGGATGCACCTATCAAAGTCGCTGATGAGGAAGAAAGCGGAGTCGCAAGTGGTTTAATGTTCAGGAAAGACAGCGGCAAATTAGTGGAAGAAGTAAACAAAGCCCTTAAAGCAATGAAAGACGACGGCACGTACGCGAAAATCTCGGATAAATGGTTTGGTGAAGATGTTTCTCCTAAGTAA
- a CDS encoding amino acid ABC transporter permease, with protein MFLLSNIFTDPERMDQLVSIAQTSLYPMIEGAIQYTIPLTLISFVLGLILAVLTALARLSSIRILQIIARVYVSIIRGTPLLVQLFIIFYGLPNLGVTIDPFISAIIGFSLSVGAYASEIIRAAILSIPKGQWEAGYSIGMSYTQALKRIVLPQAARVSVPPLSNTFISLLKDTSLASLILVMELFRKAQEIAAKNYEFLLLYMEAAALYWILCTILSFIQGSLEDRLNRYVAK; from the coding sequence ATGTTTCTCCTAAGTAATATTTTCACCGACCCCGAGCGTATGGACCAGCTTGTTTCCATCGCTCAAACCTCCCTCTATCCGATGATAGAGGGAGCTATTCAATATACGATTCCACTAACATTGATCTCATTCGTTCTCGGCCTTATTCTCGCTGTACTCACAGCATTGGCTAGATTATCTTCCATTAGGATTCTTCAAATAATTGCGCGAGTATATGTGTCAATCATCCGCGGGACACCATTACTTGTGCAATTATTTATCATTTTCTATGGACTTCCAAATTTAGGTGTAACCATCGATCCTTTCATATCGGCTATTATCGGTTTCTCACTAAGTGTTGGAGCATACGCTTCGGAAATTATACGAGCAGCCATTTTATCCATACCAAAAGGGCAATGGGAAGCAGGTTATTCAATCGGGATGTCATATACCCAAGCTTTAAAGCGGATTGTCTTGCCGCAAGCAGCTCGGGTATCCGTTCCCCCATTATCCAATACGTTCATTAGCCTTTTAAAAGATACATCGCTTGCATCACTCATTCTTGTAATGGAATTATTCCGTAAAGCTCAAGAAATCGCTGCAAAAAACTATGAATTTCTACTACTTTACATGGAAGCAGCTGCTTTATATTGGATTTTGTGTACCATTCTATCTTTCATTCAAGGAAGTTTAGAGGACAGACTTAATCGTTATGTAGCAAAATAA
- a CDS encoding sensor histidine kinase — protein sequence MKWKLTRRFLGSVVTIVVIVGIVNTILLLSLLFYRAMHNFEAEEVSAENFSRTFSQYVELIDNKPIVNEEGLEKLRNNNAWIQFLNDEGEQVAAFYTPQKLQTVYSPVEIVQMYKYKEIDAETTVFVGEAHNFSYFVGVKEQKIGRYVITYDYEKVFKNFNILLVIFLIVDILIALVIGFLFGKKLTSPLNILIEGIQQLRERRFKKMSIPKGVYEDVFRNMNELSVKLDQYEKERDQLDQMREEWISNISHDMKTPLASIHGYTELMKDNATELTPQELYEFTSVINRQSVYMKDLLDDLNLTMRLRNQRLPLQFEDIDIVGFIREMTIELLNDSQFGDQQVEFVANVDKATHKVDKKLLKRAIFNLIYNALVHNEENVVVKIQIDDLGPQSELHTQITIADNGRGIPAKDLEQVFERYYRGTNTASTHGTGLGMAIARDIILAHKGKLDLTSIENKGTTITILL from the coding sequence ATGAAGTGGAAATTGACACGGCGCTTTTTAGGATCCGTTGTGACAATTGTTGTAATCGTAGGGATCGTAAATACAATTTTACTTTTATCCCTACTCTTTTATCGAGCCATGCATAATTTCGAGGCAGAAGAAGTTTCTGCTGAAAATTTCAGCAGAACATTTTCACAATATGTGGAACTAATCGATAACAAACCGATCGTAAATGAAGAAGGGCTGGAAAAACTGCGGAACAATAACGCTTGGATACAATTTTTGAATGATGAGGGTGAGCAAGTTGCAGCCTTTTATACACCTCAAAAATTGCAAACCGTATATTCTCCTGTTGAAATCGTCCAAATGTATAAGTATAAGGAAATTGATGCAGAAACGACTGTTTTTGTCGGCGAAGCCCATAATTTCAGCTATTTTGTAGGAGTTAAGGAACAGAAAATTGGCCGCTATGTAATAACCTATGATTATGAAAAAGTTTTTAAGAACTTTAACATCTTACTAGTAATATTTTTAATCGTGGATATCCTCATTGCATTAGTCATTGGATTCTTATTTGGAAAGAAATTAACGAGTCCGCTGAACATATTAATAGAAGGAATTCAGCAGCTTCGGGAGCGGCGCTTTAAAAAAATGAGCATACCAAAAGGCGTTTATGAAGATGTATTTCGCAATATGAATGAACTATCGGTGAAGTTGGATCAGTATGAAAAAGAACGTGATCAACTCGACCAAATGCGTGAGGAATGGATTAGCAATATTTCCCACGACATGAAGACACCACTTGCTTCCATCCATGGTTATACAGAATTGATGAAAGATAACGCCACTGAATTAACACCACAGGAATTGTATGAGTTTACATCCGTTATCAATAGACAGTCCGTTTATATGAAAGATTTGTTGGATGACCTGAATTTAACGATGCGTTTGCGCAACCAACGACTTCCTTTGCAATTTGAAGATATTGATATCGTCGGGTTTATAAGAGAAATGACGATCGAGCTTTTAAATGATTCACAATTTGGTGATCAACAGGTTGAGTTTGTGGCAAATGTGGACAAAGCAACACATAAGGTGGATAAGAAATTACTGAAACGGGCGATATTTAACCTTATCTATAACGCACTCGTGCATAACGAGGAAAATGTCGTTGTGAAAATACAAATTGATGATCTTGGTCCACAATCAGAATTGCATACCCAAATTACCATTGCCGATAATGGCCGCGGTATTCCCGCCAAAGATTTAGAACAGGTTTTTGAACGCTATTATCGAGGTACGAATACTGCCAGTACACATGGGACCGGTTTAGGAATGGCCATTGCAAGGGACATCATTCTGGCTCATAAAGGTAAACTAGATTTGACTAGCATTGAAAATAAGGGAACCACGATCACGATACTTTTATAA
- a CDS encoding S-layer protein, with protein MINKFRAFTVSVLSIAILFQGLPVAVAAKDAEDNQTNPGGRWMKGEYHAHTTQSDDAAESQSLESLLNNAFNKYGLDWMGISDHLRMSSRDDEGHLIPGGPIPLSQGIIQYQAPKMEQLQKEGKFKNKVIFSGFEWDMPTYEHVGIGILGDQLGSPKSLKAGNQFEYLFTNQDEKLFDSKDVAVWKAQDQRANKTPEDARTALAWLEKNYKHTSYAILNHPSRKRVYNISDFRDFNNIAPDVMFGFEGMPGNQMEPDRGGLNLATPENRTYGGSDYMLAKVGGAWDALLGEGRKFWNFSNSDSHFEISENRLYSSGYWPGEYSKNYTWVNGSSVKSVLDGMRSGKSFSVFGDLIDALDFQAKNGNNKVEMGGDLKVKEGQMVKITIRFKSPKKNNNGDSVKVDHVDLISGEVTGKAVPGTPAYNKATNDTTKVVKRFTSKDWKTDRDGFHTITYKVKANKDQYFRLRGTNLGENVSGETMDGEPLIDTKTEIEDNETRFSEINKRNYKDLWFYSNPIFVSVEDRNHDKH; from the coding sequence ATGATTAATAAGTTCAGGGCTTTCACAGTTTCGGTTCTAAGCATAGCCATCCTTTTCCAGGGTCTTCCGGTCGCGGTTGCTGCAAAAGATGCAGAAGACAATCAGACAAATCCGGGAGGCAGATGGATGAAAGGGGAATATCATGCCCATACCACTCAGTCCGATGATGCCGCGGAATCACAGAGCCTTGAGAGCTTGCTAAATAACGCATTTAATAAGTATGGCTTGGATTGGATGGGAATTTCCGACCACTTGAGGATGTCTTCAAGGGATGATGAGGGACATTTGATTCCAGGCGGGCCGATACCGCTGTCTCAGGGAATCATTCAATATCAAGCCCCGAAAATGGAACAACTGCAAAAAGAGGGCAAATTTAAAAATAAAGTCATCTTTTCAGGCTTCGAATGGGACATGCCTACATACGAGCATGTCGGCATAGGCATTTTGGGAGATCAACTGGGCTCACCTAAAAGCCTGAAAGCTGGCAATCAGTTCGAATATCTGTTCACCAACCAGGATGAAAAGTTGTTTGATTCTAAGGATGTAGCCGTCTGGAAAGCACAGGATCAAAGAGCCAATAAGACACCCGAGGATGCTCGAACAGCATTGGCATGGCTTGAGAAAAATTATAAGCATACAAGTTATGCCATATTGAACCACCCATCAAGAAAGAGGGTTTACAACATATCTGATTTTCGTGACTTCAACAATATCGCCCCGGATGTCATGTTCGGATTTGAAGGTATGCCAGGTAACCAGATGGAGCCAGATCGAGGCGGTTTAAACCTGGCAACACCGGAAAACCGGACCTATGGCGGATCCGATTACATGCTTGCTAAGGTAGGAGGTGCATGGGATGCGCTTCTTGGGGAAGGCCGTAAGTTTTGGAATTTTTCCAATTCGGACTCCCATTTCGAAATCAGTGAAAATCGCCTATACTCCAGCGGTTACTGGCCAGGAGAATATTCCAAGAATTATACATGGGTAAATGGCTCATCAGTAAAATCCGTCCTTGACGGCATGCGATCAGGGAAATCCTTCTCCGTTTTTGGTGACTTGATCGATGCCCTTGATTTCCAAGCTAAAAACGGAAACAACAAGGTTGAGATGGGCGGGGACCTTAAGGTGAAGGAAGGACAGATGGTCAAGATCACCATCCGATTTAAGAGCCCTAAAAAGAACAACAACGGGGACTCCGTCAAAGTGGACCACGTGGACCTAATTTCGGGGGAAGTAACAGGGAAAGCGGTTCCTGGAACACCTGCTTATAATAAAGCCACCAATGATACGACAAAAGTGGTTAAACGCTTTACAAGTAAAGACTGGAAAACCGATCGCGATGGTTTTCATACCATCACTTACAAAGTCAAAGCAAATAAGGATCAATATTTCCGTTTGCGAGGCACGAACCTAGGGGAAAATGTCTCTGGAGAAACGATGGACGGTGAACCGCTGATCGATACAAAAACTGAAATCGAGGATAACGAAACGCGTTTTTCAGAAATAAACAAACGTAACTATAAAGACCTTTGGTTCTATTCGAACCCTATTTTCGTCAGCGTGGAGGATAGGAATCATGATAAACACTAA